A window of Terriglobales bacterium genomic DNA:
CAGATCGGCGGCAGAGTCGTGAACGCGATAGGTGGCGATCCGCTGGGGCAGACAGAAGTAACAATCGCGCCGGCTTCGTCTCCCAATGTTTCCCAGAGCGTGCTCAGCGGGAGAGATGGAGGATTCCTGTTTGAGAATCTGGCGCCGGGCAAGTATTCGCTGATGGCGGAACGGCGAGGATTCCGGCGTCAATTTTATGAAGAACATGAAGGCGCATTTTCGACGGCAATCGCGGTTGGGCCTGACCTTGAATCGACAGGCTTGATCTTTCGCCTGCGCCCCGATGGTTCAATTTCAGGTGTCGTGACGGATGAACATGGTGACCCGGTGCGCAACGCTCAGGTGATGCTGTTTCACTCCGGATCAGAGAATGGACATCAGAGCACGCACATCTCCATGCAGAACAACACGGACGACCGAGGCTATTACCATTTCGGCCATCTCACGCCGGGAAAGTTCTTTATCGCGGTTTCGGGTCGTCCCTGGTATGCGCAATTTATCCCACAGCGAGGGATCAGGCGTTGGCGGGACGCTACCGGGGCGATACAAACAAGTGGGGGTGAAGAGCCTGACCCGAACTCCAGTCTCAACGTTGCCTATCCCATCACGTACTACAACAACACGACCGATTCCTCGGCGGCGACGCCAATCGTCCTCAGCCCCGGAGCACGGGTATCAGCAGATATAGCTCTCACGCCAGTGCCGGGCCTTTCTCTGCGAGTACACCAAAGCGCCTCTGATCCTTCGCAGCCTGTTTCGCCCGGCCTCAAACAGATTCTCTTTGATGGGTTCGAAGTTCAGGTGATGACGAACGGAACGAGAGGACTGGGAAATGGCGAGACTGAGATTTCCGGCATTCCTCCTGGGCACTTCGTGATGTCGCTGCAGTCTTTCAATCCGAATGCTCCGCCCACTGTGCGCCAGCGCGAGGTCGATATCTCAAGCAAT
This region includes:
- a CDS encoding carboxypeptidase-like regulatory domain-containing protein: MKRFGCAVSLVVFAVGICAGQQKPVPARQSFQIGGRVVNAIGGDPLGQTEVTIAPASSPNVSQSVLSGRDGGFLFENLAPGKYSLMAERRGFRRQFYEEHEGAFSTAIAVGPDLESTGLIFRLRPDGSISGVVTDEHGDPVRNAQVMLFHSGSENGHQSTHISMQNNTDDRGYYHFGHLTPGKFFIAVSGRPWYAQFIPQRGIRRWRDATGAIQTSGGEEPDPNSSLNVAYPITYYNNTTDSSAATPIVLSPGARVSADIALTPVPGLSLRVHQSASDPSQPVSPGLKQILFDGFEVQVMTNGTRGLGNGETEISGIPPGHFVMSLQSFNPNAPPTVRQREVDISSNAEVDAAESSPSVSVSGTVSFEGDSPPQLVVGLTNPKLTQGRFGSPISPNGQVEFQPLPPGVYEIFLPNPQGWFLKSLTATGAKVRGRAIEIGSSENVQLALVLSKGVGRIDGVVMRDDKPQGGVMVVLIPHDPENHGPLFRRDQSDSDGTFTLGSVVPGKYTVLAIENGWDLEWTKLDVVRPYLDQGESIRVEANGKYNVKVKVQPLRGDRRQ